In Clostridium sporogenes, one genomic interval encodes:
- a CDS encoding helix-turn-helix domain-containing protein, with product MDYKFKFTSIDNAIIYSKKLKATHKIVYLVIASFSNKSNECYPSLDTIADRADVSKTTVIDAIKNLEALGLMTKQIRKSNEKMLVANKSKQYTIYKNQTNIYKILETPEEMIDKDDPQQIYKVQKYEPTIEQREIQELSVYMIDKNFKINYFTKELFFDELLEREKFPLEDIKKAIDKAFDRNISSPNYVASILYNHRKRKKDKEIRENNKLEVYKNIKPEQKKILDEIDANIGLENIPQSYIKGYLKLTTKHNYEQIRIALDIAKNKNIWTPSYVTGIIKNKNEWDKDKPNKYYANKNSFKYNNKQSQFESINRQAKEMSEHIRKMREQKMIQEFIEDTLIDPNDYENDFERHKAQELAWLNKYNTELTDEEKEKQATRVAIIRQKEGVPFYVQT from the coding sequence TTGGATTACAAATTTAAATTTACATCAATAGATAATGCAATCATATATAGTAAAAAATTAAAAGCAACGCATAAAATAGTTTATTTAGTCATTGCTTCTTTTTCAAATAAAAGTAATGAATGTTATCCTTCATTAGATACTATAGCTGATAGAGCTGACGTATCTAAAACAACAGTTATTGATGCAATAAAAAATTTAGAAGCATTAGGACTAATGACTAAGCAAATTAGAAAAAGTAATGAAAAAATGCTAGTAGCAAATAAATCAAAACAATATACAATATATAAAAATCAAACCAATATATATAAAATATTAGAAACCCCTGAAGAAATGATAGATAAAGATGATCCGCAACAAATATATAAAGTTCAAAAATATGAACCTACAATAGAACAAAGAGAAATACAGGAATTATCTGTATACATGATAGATAAGAACTTTAAAATAAACTATTTTACCAAGGAATTATTTTTTGATGAATTGTTAGAAAGAGAAAAATTCCCTTTGGAAGATATAAAAAAGGCAATAGATAAAGCTTTTGATAGAAACATATCCTCTCCTAACTATGTAGCAAGCATACTATATAATCATAGAAAAAGAAAGAAAGATAAAGAAATTAGAGAAAATAACAAATTAGAAGTATATAAAAATATTAAACCGGAACAAAAGAAAATATTAGACGAAATAGATGCCAATATAGGATTAGAAAACATACCTCAATCCTATATTAAGGGCTATTTAAAATTAACAACTAAACATAATTATGAACAAATAAGGATTGCTTTAGATATAGCAAAAAATAAAAATATCTGGACACCTAGTTATGTTACAGGAATTATAAAGAATAAGAATGAATGGGATAAAGATAAACCAAATAAATATTATGCAAACAAGAATAGTTTCAAATATAATAATAAACAATCCCAATTTGAATCAATAAATAGACAAGCAAAAGAGATGTCCGAACATATACGCAAAATGAGAGAACAAAAAATGATACAAGAATTTATAGAGGACACTCTTATAGATCCTAATGATTATGAAAATGATTTTGAGAGACATAAAGCACAAGAATTGGCATGGTTGAATAAATACAATACTGAATTAACTGATGAGGAAAAAGAAAAACAAGCTACTCGAGTAGCAATAATAAGACAAAAAGAGGGGGTACCATTTTATGTGCAAACATAA
- a CDS encoding ATP-binding protein → MCKHKNYENEKNNLLNKILELAEYGSKGNPILDQCSIKEYDCEKCKDTGIIWTIEGTTFICECQIEKKRKKVLISHGFTLNMLEKYSLDNYKYTENKIYMKLYSNAKKFLNNFINNNTHSIALLGQSGCGKTHLLTSIGRILLDKNIDVRYYKFNNLVDKIKSDRITKINTGIEKEVLNCAVLMIDNFLMKDNTPTDLTIAFDILEYRYDNNLPILVGSTLLLNDIVNIHMGIAGRLSEMCNGGDAIVEVIGKEYDYRLRNTSYIGGDIIGC, encoded by the coding sequence ATGTGCAAACATAAAAATTATGAAAATGAAAAGAACAATTTATTGAATAAAATTTTAGAATTAGCTGAATATGGTTCTAAAGGAAATCCCATATTGGACCAATGCAGTATAAAAGAATATGATTGTGAAAAATGTAAAGATACTGGTATCATTTGGACAATAGAAGGAACAACTTTCATATGTGAATGTCAAATAGAAAAGAAAAGGAAAAAGGTACTAATATCTCATGGATTTACATTAAATATGTTGGAAAAATATTCTTTAGATAATTATAAATATACTGAAAATAAAATATATATGAAATTATATTCTAATGCAAAAAAATTTTTGAATAACTTTATTAATAACAACACTCATTCTATAGCTTTATTAGGTCAAAGTGGCTGCGGTAAAACACATCTATTAACTAGTATAGGCAGAATATTATTAGATAAAAATATAGATGTAAGATACTACAAATTTAATAATTTAGTAGATAAAATAAAAAGTGATAGAATAACTAAAATTAATACTGGCATTGAAAAAGAAGTACTTAATTGTGCAGTTTTAATGATAGATAATTTCCTAATGAAAGATAATACACCTACTGATTTAACTATAGCTTTTGATATTTTAGAATATAGGTATGATAATAACTTACCTATATTAGTTGGTAGTACCTTATTATTAAATGATATAGTTAATATCCATATGGGTATCGCAGGTAGATTAAGTGAAATGTGCAATGGAGGTGACGCCATAGTAGAAGTTATTGGGAAAGAATATGACTATAGACTTCGCAATACTTCTTACATAGGTGGTGATATAATTGGTTGCTAA
- the dnaB gene encoding replicative DNA helicase translates to MVANQYKLSYIKMEAELLAILLSNNNSIIDVLDSDIKSEDFLLPKHQVIFDAMNNLYIQNAPITITTISEYLHKNNDLVDIGGVSYLSELFSAGYSNSNITYYCEKIKEYSLKREYYRTVIKTKNKLEQSENIDIITEMAEMQNTIYSLLPNTSNKEESMLDVLNNITNDLSNRYDGKGPNVAIAIDLLKDYIQGLYKQDLMIIAARPSMGKTALVLNIAQELIFKKNKNIGLFSLEMSKEQLITRMLCSMARISLNEVNPEMDNKKWINISNTMNIIYSKRDNMHIFDKSKSLNNIISDCKKLKMQNKLDLIIIDYLQLIMVNKKFNSQNEEKGYISNRLKGLSKELDVPIICLSQLSRAPETRADKRPVLSDLRDSGSIEQDADIIMFIYRDEYYNPETEDKGIAECIVGKQRNGPTGTMKLSWCGENQTFAKLDMIHRQ, encoded by the coding sequence TTGGTTGCTAATCAATATAAGTTAAGTTATATAAAGATGGAAGCTGAATTATTAGCCATACTATTAAGCAATAACAATTCAATTATAGATGTACTAGATTCAGATATAAAATCAGAGGATTTTTTATTACCTAAACATCAAGTAATATTTGATGCAATGAATAACTTGTATATCCAAAATGCTCCTATAACTATTACAACAATCTCTGAATATTTACACAAAAATAATGACTTAGTGGATATTGGAGGAGTATCTTATTTATCTGAATTATTTAGTGCAGGTTATTCAAATAGTAATATTACTTATTATTGTGAGAAAATAAAAGAATATTCATTAAAAAGAGAATATTACAGAACAGTAATTAAAACAAAAAATAAATTAGAACAATCAGAAAATATAGATATAATAACAGAAATGGCAGAAATGCAAAACACTATTTATTCTTTACTGCCTAATACTAGTAATAAAGAAGAAAGTATGCTAGACGTATTAAATAATATAACTAATGACTTAAGCAATAGATATGATGGAAAAGGCCCAAATGTAGCAATAGCAATAGATCTATTGAAAGATTATATACAAGGCTTATATAAACAAGATTTAATGATAATCGCAGCTAGGCCTTCTATGGGTAAAACTGCATTAGTATTAAATATAGCTCAGGAATTAATATTTAAAAAAAATAAAAATATAGGTTTGTTTAGTTTAGAAATGTCTAAAGAACAGTTAATAACAAGAATGCTCTGTTCTATGGCAAGAATATCATTGAATGAAGTAAATCCTGAAATGGACAATAAAAAATGGATTAACATATCTAACACGATGAATATTATATATTCTAAAAGAGATAATATGCATATATTTGATAAATCTAAATCTTTAAATAATATTATATCTGATTGTAAAAAATTAAAAATGCAAAATAAATTAGATTTAATAATTATAGACTACTTACAATTAATCATGGTTAATAAGAAGTTTAATAGCCAAAATGAAGAAAAAGGCTATATAAGTAACCGTCTTAAGGGCTTATCTAAAGAATTAGATGTACCTATAATATGTTTAAGCCAATTGTCACGTGCACCAGAAACTAGAGCAGACAAAAGGCCAGTCTTATCTGACCTAAGAGATTCAGGAAGTATAGAGCAAGATGCAGATATAATAATGTTCATATATAGAGATGAATATTATAATCCTGAAACAGAAGATAAAGGAATCGCTGAATGTATAGTAGGAAAGCAGAGGAATGGCCCAACTGGTACAATGAAACTTTCATGGTGTGGAGAAAATCAAACATTCGCAAAACTAGATATGATTCATAGGCAATAA
- a CDS encoding OmpL47-type beta-barrel domain-containing protein, with amino-acid sequence MKPYNKKVINRKITQALIGITALGTVLSIPVSIDMQDNGIRLVKNNKVFAAMNTDNKQNKLNIKQIVAKEDHTIILKADGTVWATGDNSYGQLGLGDTNQRTTPTKIPIDNVKEVITSTANTIFFKNDGTVWATGDNRYGQLGLGDTNQRTTPTKMLIDNVKKVIAMDNWTFFIKNDGTVWATGASVKPGYYKFGQLGIGTTDDICTPTKVHINDVKDIICGNTYTIFLKNDNTVWATGATGGVSGLCETVTKVPTKVPIDNVEKVSTGSDYTMFLDKNGDVWATGSNSDGSLGLGDTKDRTAPTKLSIKDVKEIVTDPNRYSTFFIKNDNSVWACGSNYYGQLGLGDVKKIQSPTKINVDNIKEIVIDSCYTLFTKNDGNVFICGESNSKSFGLKDEAKKIKAPTKLPIDNVKKIINPTSLNESNHTIFLTNNDTVWGSGRNNKGQLGFGNSSALGMVALTSKWVYDSHIAVDKIYNANEIKKYGSWADNYYGCEYFQKNFVNFNSKDDNKTFSNIIDEDEIKSKYIFPNGRIVTIDNYGMVSDYKNFTDTQPTTVPMDGTKIKNMFLGYIEDIGLVPMIEKEDGFIWYIDNDNKERMLPIEKSEFNKTIIYHQKNNESDKFLFVKNDGKLTYFDKNRFEKETAINMNDVEKILPSTNVTDDLFLMKDGTIKNLDGTKVNLQGKKLKKILSNRFLLMDDNFIYTLQGMSIKSTDTLEMLHNKSVNNLLWLKNGKIMIADDNGNLSFLNDVNGKLIKDLVKIDETGTFILNKDNTTKAYGSVSNCGDLTGKNINFNNIVAIVSDNSKNNDKKFFVMKDGYCYDFDGNRSEVKLLKDAINDYNEGSDFVFDPIGTGKPSTDPDWESPKDNPHPELEKNDDKEAPEIDLTGIPSDWTNKDFTVKVTATDNTKVKSIKLPDGTVINGDTGTFTIKENGTYSFVAEDEAGNTKTKELKVSNIDKVAPTKPSITRIEDSIKITEGKDNESGIKQTLYKINNGNWIDLKDFNLDNLVTGENIIYAKSIDKAGNESEISEFKVTIKDKETDKELPTIAVSGNPTEWTNKDIILNVSAKDNKKVKSITLPDGKVVNGDKTTFTISKNGTYKFIVEDEAGNKATKEVVVNKIDKELPTANINIKDNKMTIAASDKISGIREVFYKIDNGEFVKYTEEITLSPGTHKIKVKAIDNAGNINDQNSSSSEINVNVEDGGKKILEDAIKAVEKAENSQNQDDVDKAREKVNKLPDGKEKDNLNNRLDEVQNNINEKKDQEQKAKEEKEAKDAVEKAENSQNQGDVDKAREKVNKLPDGKEKDDLNNRLDEVQDKINKKKDQEQKLKEEKEAKDAVEKAEKTKKDEDIKDAQNKVSKLPDGKVKDDLTSRLDDLKKQIKAEKDAYIKAYNAVKKTKTTLDKEDYEYAKKAVHDLNTTIYKNEKAQLQRILDALKPYIDRKENQSKQEERNKIRNIESLIRKAIATKDPKTIKEAQTAIDTLESSDIKIALQKRLDTTNKVSQMDLAIQARDAVEKLDRYINYADIMNNLDELKDLYKDAEKAINRLDNNSQYKNRMDKGKGYMEVMETLAKYKENAEKNNILASEKEMTELISKANQLSFTTRNKQNIIKEILQFQKQLKDLSETIPSPEA; translated from the coding sequence ATGAAGCCATATAATAAAAAAGTAATAAACAGAAAGATAACACAAGCACTTATAGGAATAACTGCACTAGGAACAGTACTATCTATACCTGTAAGTATAGATATGCAAGATAATGGTATTAGGCTTGTAAAAAATAATAAGGTTTTCGCAGCTATGAATACAGATAACAAACAAAATAAATTAAATATTAAACAAATTGTAGCTAAAGAAGATCATACTATCATTCTTAAAGCTGATGGCACTGTATGGGCTACTGGAGATAATAGTTATGGTCAGTTAGGACTTGGTGATACAAATCAAAGAACTACGCCAACAAAAATACCTATAGATAATGTGAAAGAAGTTATAACTTCAACTGCTAATACTATATTTTTTAAGAATGATGGCACTGTATGGGCTACTGGAGATAATAGATATGGTCAATTAGGACTTGGTGATACAAATCAAAGAACTACGCCGACAAAAATGCTTATAGATAACGTGAAAAAAGTAATAGCTATGGACAATTGGACGTTTTTTATAAAAAATGATGGCACTGTATGGGCTACTGGGGCCAGTGTAAAACCTGGTTATTATAAATTTGGTCAATTAGGAATTGGTACTACAGATGACATATGTACACCAACAAAAGTGCATATAAATGATGTTAAAGATATTATATGTGGTAACACTTATACAATATTTTTAAAAAATGATAATACTGTCTGGGCTACCGGTGCAACTGGAGGAGTTTCTGGGCTATGTGAAACAGTTACTAAAGTACCTACTAAAGTACCTATAGATAACGTAGAAAAAGTTTCTACTGGAAGTGATTATACCATGTTTCTTGATAAAAATGGAGATGTATGGGCTACAGGAAGTAATAGTGATGGATCTCTAGGGCTTGGTGATACTAAGGATAGAACCGCTCCAACAAAATTATCTATAAAAGATGTGAAAGAAATTGTAACAGACCCTAATAGATATAGTACTTTTTTTATAAAAAATGATAATAGCGTCTGGGCTTGTGGTTCTAATTATTATGGCCAATTAGGTCTTGGTGATGTTAAGAAAATACAATCTCCAACTAAAATTAATGTTGACAATATAAAAGAAATTGTAATTGATAGCTGTTATACCCTTTTTACAAAAAATGATGGTAATGTTTTTATATGTGGTGAAAGTAATAGCAAATCATTCGGATTGAAAGATGAAGCAAAGAAAATAAAAGCTCCAACCAAGCTGCCTATTGATAATGTAAAAAAAATAATAAATCCAACATCACTAAATGAATCAAATCATACTATATTTTTAACAAATAATGATACTGTTTGGGGATCTGGTAGGAATAACAAAGGTCAGTTAGGATTTGGTAATAGTTCTGCATTAGGCATGGTTGCTTTAACTTCAAAATGGGTGTATGACTCACATATTGCAGTAGATAAAATTTATAATGCAAATGAAATAAAAAAATATGGTAGTTGGGCTGATAACTATTATGGATGTGAATACTTCCAAAAAAACTTTGTCAATTTTAATAGTAAAGATGATAATAAAACCTTTAGTAATATAATTGATGAAGATGAAATTAAATCAAAATATATATTTCCTAATGGTAGAATAGTAACTATAGATAATTATGGCATGGTCAGTGATTACAAAAATTTTACAGATACACAACCTACAACAGTCCCTATGGACGGAACTAAAATTAAAAATATGTTTTTAGGTTATATTGAAGATATTGGACTTGTGCCTATGATAGAAAAGGAAGATGGTTTTATTTGGTATATAGATAATGATAATAAGGAAAGAATGTTACCTATAGAAAAATCCGAATTTAATAAGACTATTATATATCACCAAAAAAACAATGAATCAGATAAATTTTTGTTTGTTAAGAATGATGGTAAATTAACTTATTTTGATAAAAATAGATTTGAAAAGGAAACTGCTATCAATATGAATGATGTTGAAAAAATATTGCCATCTACAAACGTAACAGATGATTTATTTTTAATGAAGGATGGTACTATTAAAAATCTTGATGGTACAAAAGTAAACCTTCAAGGTAAAAAATTAAAGAAAATACTATCTAATAGATTTCTACTAATGGATGATAATTTTATATATACATTACAAGGCATGTCAATAAAAAGCACAGATACATTAGAGATGCTTCATAATAAATCTGTGAATAATTTATTATGGCTTAAAAATGGTAAAATAATGATAGCAGATGACAATGGTAATTTATCTTTTTTAAATGATGTTAATGGTAAATTAATAAAAGATTTAGTTAAAATTGATGAAACTGGAACATTCATACTGAATAAAGATAATACAACTAAAGCTTATGGTAGTGTTAGTAATTGTGGAGATTTAACTGGAAAGAATATAAACTTCAATAATATAGTAGCTATAGTATCTGATAATAGCAAAAATAATGATAAAAAATTTTTTGTAATGAAAGATGGCTATTGTTATGATTTTGATGGTAATAGATCAGAAGTTAAATTGCTAAAAGATGCTATAAATGATTATAATGAGGGAAGTGATTTTGTATTTGATCCAATAGGTACAGGTAAACCAAGCACGGATCCAGACTGGGAATCTCCAAAAGATAATCCACACCCTGAATTAGAAAAAAATGATGATAAAGAAGCACCAGAAATAGACCTAACAGGAATACCATCAGATTGGACCAATAAAGATTTTACAGTAAAAGTAACAGCAACAGATAACACAAAAGTTAAGTCAATAAAGCTACCGGATGGAACCGTTATAAATGGAGATACAGGAACTTTTACTATAAAAGAAAATGGTACTTATAGCTTTGTAGCGGAAGATGAAGCCGGTAATACTAAGACTAAAGAATTAAAAGTAAGTAATATAGATAAAGTGGCTCCTACTAAACCTTCTATAACTAGAATAGAAGATAGTATTAAAATAACTGAAGGTAAAGACAATGAATCAGGTATAAAACAAACTTTATATAAAATAAATAATGGTAACTGGATAGATCTTAAAGATTTTAACTTAGACAATTTAGTTACTGGAGAAAATATTATTTATGCCAAGTCTATAGATAAGGCCGGCAATGAAAGTGAAATATCTGAATTTAAAGTTACTATAAAAGATAAAGAAACTGATAAAGAATTACCAACAATAGCTGTATCAGGTAATCCAACAGAATGGACTAATAAAGACATTATATTAAATGTATCTGCTAAAGATAATAAAAAAGTTAAATCAATTACACTACCTGACGGCAAAGTAGTAAATGGAGATAAAACAACCTTTACTATAAGTAAAAATGGAACTTATAAGTTTATAGTAGAAGATGAGGCTGGCAATAAAGCTACTAAAGAAGTAGTAGTAAATAAAATTGATAAAGAATTGCCAACGGCTAATATAAATATAAAAGATAATAAAATGACTATAGCTGCTAGTGATAAAATAAGCGGTATAAGAGAAGTCTTCTATAAAATAGATAATGGAGAATTTGTAAAATATACTGAAGAGATTACTCTATCTCCAGGTACTCATAAAATAAAAGTAAAGGCTATAGATAATGCAGGCAATATAAATGACCAAAATAGTTCATCTTCTGAAATAAATGTTAATGTAGAAGATGGAGGTAAGAAAATTTTAGAAGATGCAATAAAAGCAGTAGAAAAAGCTGAAAATAGTCAAAATCAAGATGACGTAGATAAAGCTAGGGAAAAAGTAAATAAATTACCAGATGGTAAAGAAAAAGATAATTTGAACAACAGATTAGATGAAGTGCAAAATAATATAAACGAGAAAAAAGATCAAGAGCAAAAGGCTAAAGAAGAAAAAGAGGCTAAAGATGCAGTGGAAAAAGCTGAAAATAGCCAAAATCAAGGTGATGTAGATAAAGCTAGAGAAAAGGTAAATAAATTACCAGATGGTAAAGAAAAAGATGATTTGAACAATAGATTAGATGAAGTACAAGACAAGATAAATAAGAAAAAGGATCAAGAACAAAAGCTAAAAGAAGAAAAAGAGGCCAAAGATGCAGTAGAAAAAGCTGAAAAAACTAAAAAGGATGAAGACATAAAAGATGCTCAAAATAAAGTATCAAAATTACCAGATGGTAAAGTAAAAGATGATTTAACTAGTAGATTAGATGACTTGAAAAAACAAATCAAAGCTGAAAAAGATGCTTATATTAAAGCTTATAATGCCGTTAAAAAAACAAAGACAACTTTAGACAAAGAAGATTATGAATATGCTAAAAAGGCAGTTCATGATTTAAATACAACTATATATAAAAATGAAAAGGCTCAATTGCAAAGGATATTAGATGCTTTAAAGCCATATATAGATCGAAAAGAAAACCAAAGTAAACAAGAAGAACGTAATAAAATAAGAAATATAGAAAGCTTAATAAGAAAAGCTATAGCAACAAAAGATCCTAAAACAATAAAAGAAGCGCAAACAGCTATAGATACATTAGAAAGTTCAGATATAAAAATAGCATTGCAAAAAAGACTAGACACAACTAATAAAGTATCACAGATGGACTTAGCAATACAAGCAAGAGATGCAGTAGAAAAGCTAGACAGATATATAAACTACGCTGATATAATGAATAATTTAGATGAATTAAAGGACCTATATAAAGATGCTGAAAAAGCAATAAATAGGCTAGATAACAATAGCCAATATAAGAACAGAATGGACAAAGGTAAAGGTTATATGGAGGTAATGGAAACATTAGCTAAATATAAAGAGAATGCTGAAAAGAACAATATATTAGCTAGTGAAAAAGAAATGACCGAACTTATATCTAAAGCAAACCAACTAAGCTTCACTACTAGAAATAAACAAAATATAATAAAAGAAATATTGCAATTTCAGAAACAACTTAAGGATTTAAGTGAAACAATTCCATCTCCTGAAGCATAA
- a CDS encoding SAF domain-containing protein codes for MSKKMSSNTRNKIISTILVTSSVWLMAIAGAYYVSEYANINLPTLNKNSKAPVIIAKRVINEGELINEGDIEEKIMPINNIAKNTINVKKDLIGKITVNKLEPNEQIKKYDVTLKENQNNTLRPYSIPIKLENLSDLSINSNDLIDVMVVYPKNNNAKTKQVKSSDVVAAKLKVEYMADTSGNIVKHIGNGESEGQKTPSLLVVKASLEEIKSIEQARREGNLLFLKYSDKNAKKTNVTYSK; via the coding sequence ATGAGTAAAAAAATGAGTAGTAATACCAGGAATAAAATAATAAGCACTATATTAGTTACAAGTAGTGTTTGGCTAATGGCTATTGCAGGAGCGTACTATGTAAGTGAATATGCAAATATTAATTTACCAACCTTAAATAAAAATTCAAAAGCACCTGTAATAATTGCTAAAAGAGTGATCAATGAAGGTGAGTTAATCAATGAAGGTGATATTGAAGAAAAAATAATGCCAATAAATAATATAGCCAAAAATACTATAAACGTAAAAAAGGATTTAATAGGTAAGATAACAGTAAACAAATTAGAACCCAATGAGCAAATAAAAAAATATGATGTAACTTTAAAAGAAAATCAAAATAACACATTAAGACCATACTCAATTCCAATAAAGCTAGAAAATTTAAGCGATTTAAGCATAAATAGTAATGATTTAATTGATGTTATGGTTGTATACCCTAAAAATAATAATGCTAAAACTAAACAAGTAAAATCTAGTGATGTTGTTGCTGCAAAATTAAAGGTAGAATATATGGCCGATACATCAGGCAATATAGTAAAACATATTGGCAATGGGGAATCAGAAGGTCAAAAAACACCATCATTACTTGTTGTAAAAGCAAGCTTAGAAGAAATCAAATCTATAGAACAAGCTCGAAGAGAAGGTAATCTATTATTCTTAAAATACTCAGATAAGAATGCCAAAAAAACAAATGTAACATATTCAAAATAA
- a CDS encoding ATPase, T2SS/T4P/T4SS family, translating into MTLDLLLTEIKENFIKSASMNEINLNKTILTKAIAGDTTCKNSIKAIINRYISENVDDEDINKLIKEYHVNYFEPIYVGSNKLFISIFNKFIINENDDIEIRKDKLTQIVYQEVYGLSVIDDFADGNITGLNEISTNSYDYISLQISGVRKRIPKLKFKDEKMYQEVVKKSISFKPKLDLKPDNPEVLCQRLNGERVTALCPPYSHNYSLNIRYFSATLITKHQLIGFKTSNEDIETTLDNIMPGRPNIFVLGDQGTGKTTYVLRLMGSIPDNISIATLEPMFELNPDRYYPQKDIKKLQFLSYKTPDDAFQTCLRLNRDIIITGEVRSPQEAVITLNSMTRQNKGSMGTFHTVSPEDFIYDYKNLLMQNGTYTNELSALYDISRAVDFLIMLGINRKTGQRYIKSITEVIFDKSNKEKPYELNTIFKYDKKNKEFKKVNKISDSFFERAFEFEFDENNKKIIDDIFS; encoded by the coding sequence ATGACTTTAGATCTGTTGTTAACTGAAATAAAAGAAAATTTCATCAAATCCGCATCAATGAATGAAATAAACTTGAATAAAACTATACTGACCAAAGCAATTGCAGGTGACACTACATGTAAAAATTCTATTAAAGCAATTATTAATAGATATATATCAGAAAATGTAGATGATGAGGATATAAATAAATTAATAAAAGAATATCATGTAAATTATTTTGAACCTATATATGTTGGTTCAAATAAATTATTTATATCAATATTTAATAAATTTATTATTAATGAAAATGACGATATAGAAATTAGAAAAGATAAATTGACACAAATAGTATATCAAGAAGTATATGGATTATCAGTAATTGATGATTTTGCAGATGGAAACATAACAGGTTTAAATGAAATAAGTACCAATAGTTATGACTATATATCATTGCAAATAAGTGGTGTAAGAAAAAGAATTCCTAAATTAAAATTTAAAGATGAAAAAATGTATCAAGAGGTAGTTAAAAAAAGTATTTCTTTTAAACCAAAACTTGATTTAAAACCTGATAATCCTGAGGTATTATGTCAAAGATTAAACGGAGAAAGAGTCACTGCCTTATGTCCACCTTATTCACATAATTATTCTCTAAATATAAGGTATTTTTCCGCTACGTTAATAACTAAACACCAATTAATTGGTTTTAAAACTAGTAATGAAGACATTGAAACAACATTAGATAATATAATGCCAGGTAGACCAAATATATTTGTATTAGGGGACCAAGGTACAGGTAAAACAACTTATGTACTACGATTAATGGGATCTATACCAGATAATATTTCTATAGCAACTTTAGAGCCTATGTTTGAATTAAATCCTGATAGATATTACCCTCAAAAAGATATTAAAAAATTACAATTCTTATCATATAAAACTCCAGATGATGCTTTCCAAACATGCTTAAGACTGAATAGAGATATAATTATTACAGGTGAAGTTAGAAGTCCACAGGAAGCAGTAATAACCTTAAATAGTATGACTAGACAAAATAAAGGTAGTATGGGAACATTTCATACAGTTTCTCCAGAAGACTTTATATATGACTATAAAAATCTTCTAATGCAAAATGGCACATATACTAATGAATTAAGTGCTCTATATGATATATCAAGAGCTGTAGATTTTTTAATAATGCTTGGTATAAATAGAAAAACAGGACAAAGATATATAAAATCTATCACAGAAGTTATATTTGATAAATCCAATAAGGAAAAGCCTTATGAATTAAATACAATATTTAAATATGATAAAAAAAATAAAGAATTTAAAAAAGTAAATAAAATATCAGATAGTTTTTTTGAAAGAGCATTTGAATTTGAATTTGATGAAAACAATAAAAAAATAATAGATGATATATTCTCTTAA